A region from the Cannabis sativa cultivar Pink pepper isolate KNU-18-1 chromosome 9, ASM2916894v1, whole genome shotgun sequence genome encodes:
- the LOC115722208 gene encoding importin subunit alpha-1, whose protein sequence is MSLRPNARTEVRRNRYKVAVDAEEGRRRREDNMVEIRKSKREESLQKKRREGLQTQQFPPSPHPSNLDKKLESLPSMVAGVWSEDNANLQLEATTQFRKLLSIERSPPIEEVIQSGVVPVFVKFLDRDDFPQLQFEAAWALTNIASGTSENTKVVIDHGAVPIFVKLLGSPSDDVREQAVWALGNVAGDSPRCRDLVLGHGALIPLLAQLNEQAKLSMLRNATWTLSNFCRGKPQPPFDQVRPALPALERLVHSNDEEVLTDTCWALSYLSDGTNDKIQAVIEAGVCPRLVQLLLHPSPSVLIPALRTVGNIVTGDDVQTQFIINSGALPCLMSLLTHNHKKSIKKEACWTISNITAGNKEQIQAVIEAGLIGPLVNLLQNAEFDIKKEAAWAISNATSGGTSEQIKYLVSQQCIKPLCDLLVCPDARIVTVCLEGLENILKVGEAEKNLGNSGEVNLYAQMIDDAEGLEKIENLQSHDNTEIYEKAVKILETYWLEEDDEALPQGGDASQPGFRFGGNELPVPSGGFNFG, encoded by the exons ATGTCTCTGAGGCCGAACGCGAGGACGGAAGTCCGGCGAAACAGGTACAAAGTGGCTGTCGATGCCGAAGAAGGTCGCAGAAGGAGAGAGGACAACATGGTTGAGATCCGTAAGAGTAAACGCGAAGAGAGCTTGCAAAAGAAGCGTCGTGAAGGCCTTCAAACCCAGCAATTCCCTCCTTCTCCTCACCCTTCCAATCTTGACAAAAAG TTGGAGAGTCTGCCATCGATGGTTGCTGGGGTATGGTCAGAGGATAATGCCAATTTGCAGCTCGAGGCAACTACGCAGTTTCGGAAACTGCTTTCAATTG AACGAAGCCCTCCAATTGAAGAAGTAATTCAATCTGGGGTTGTTCCAGTATTTGTTAAGTTTCTTGACAGAGATGATTTTCCACAACTTCAG TTTGAGGCAGCTTGGGCTCTCACAAACATTGCTTCGGGTACTTCAGAGAACACCAAAGTGGTAATTGATCATGGGGCAGTTCCAATTTTTGTTAAGCTACTTGGTTCTCCAAGTGATGATGTTCGTGAGCAG GCTGTATGGGCATTGGGAAATGTTGCTGGTGACTCCCCAAGATGTCGTGATCTTGTTCTTGGACATGGAGCTCTGATTCCATTGTTGGCGCAGTTGAATGAGCAGGCAAAGCTGTCCATGTTGAGAAACGCTACATGGACACTGTCAAACTTTTGCAGAGGCAAACCACAACCTCCTTTTGATCAG GTAAGACCAGCACTTCCAGCTTTGGAGCGACTAGTTCATTCAAATGATGAAGAAGTCTTGACAGATACCTGCTGGGCATTATCATATTTGTCAGATGGTACAAATGACAAAATTCAAGCCGTGATTGAGGCTGGTGTCTGTCCTCGACTTGTGCAGCTCCTtct ACATCCATCTCCTTCAGTTCTCATTCCAGCACTTCGCACAGTTGGAAATATTGTGACAGGAGATGATGTTCAAACTCAG TTTATCATCAACAGTGGTGCACTCCCGTGCCTTATGAGTTTGTTGACCCATAATCATAAGAAAAGCATTAAAAAGGAAGCTTGCTGGACTATATCAAATATTACTGCTGGAAACAAAGAACAAATACAG GCTGTTATTGAAGCTGGTTTAATTGGCCCTCTTGTCAATCTTCTTCAAAATGCTGAGTTTGATATAAAGAAAGAGGCCGCTTGGGCAATTTCCAAtgctacttctggtggaacTTCGGAGCAAATTAA GTACCTTGTCAGTCAACAGTGTATAAAGCCATTGTGTGATCTCCTTGTCTGCCCAGATGCAAGAATAGTCACTGTCTGTTTAGAAGGATTGGAGAACATTTTGAAGGTTGGGGAAGCAGAGAAGAATCTGGGAAATAGTGGGGAAGTGAACTTATATGCCCAGATGATTGATGATGCTGAGGGTttagaaaaaattgaaaatcttCAGAGTCACGACAACACCGAGATTTACGAAAAAGCAGTTAAAATTCTCGAGACTTATTGGCTGGAGGAGGACGATGAGGCATTACCTCAAGGTGGTGATGCTTCCCAGCCAGGATTCCGCTTCGGAGGGAACGAACTTCCAGTACCGTCTGGTGGATTCAACTTTGGCTGA